From the genome of Nicotiana sylvestris chromosome 2, ASM39365v2, whole genome shotgun sequence, one region includes:
- the LOC104228762 gene encoding uncharacterized protein gives MDLESKQGNKSTGMTRLPNYRSRRGRNCCFICLAVLLLLGLLFLILGLTVFKAKKPVTTVNSVSLRDMDFSVDIVRLQVHLNVTLQADLSVTNPNRVGFKYDSTSAILQYKGQVIGDAPIPDGEIGSRETRPMNITLSVMADRLLSDSGLYSDVLSGSGMLPLTTYVKLSGVVRVLVKIHVKTTTSCDLYIDVLNRKLANQTCHYKTKL, from the coding sequence ATGGACTTGGAATCAAAACAAGGCAACAAATCCACCGGAATGACGCGGCTTCCAAATTACAGATCGAGAAGAGGAAGAAATTGCTGCTTCATCTGCCTCGCCGTCCTTCTCCTTCTGGGCCTTCTCTTCCTCATCTTGGGCCTCACCGTTTTTAAAGCCAAAAAGCCCGTCACCACCGTTAACTCCGTTTCTCTACGGGATATGGATTTCTCCGTCGACATCGTCAGGCTCCAGGTTCACCTCAACGTCACCCTTCAAGCAGACCTTTCTGTCACGAATCCCAACCGGGTCGGGTTCAAGTACGACTCTACTTCCGCCATCCTGCAGTATAAGGGCCAGGTCATAGGAGATGCCCCTATTCCGGACGGCGAGATAGGTTCCCGTGAAACGCGTCCGATGAATATTACCCTCAGCGTGATGGCCGATCGATTGCTTTCCGATTCCGGTTTGTATTCCGACGTCCTTTCCGGTTCTGGTATGTTACCCCTCACTACTTACGTGAAATTGTCAGGGGTGGTCCGAGTTCTGGTCAAAATTCACGTGAAAACTACCACTTCTTGCGATTTGTACATCGATGTTCTTAACAGGAAGCTCGCCAACCAGACTTGTCATTATAAGACAAAGCTATGA